The region TTTATACTATGGGCTGATTGTTGAAAGTAAGTTCTTAAACTGGAtggtaaaatatgaaaatttctctgCATTGGATTATAAACCTAGCGACAAATGATCATGAAATTTCCAGTGCTGTAAATTGTACGACTCAGTGTATAACTCTGGTTTAGCACTTTTGGTATCATCTTGTCTTAGTAATTTCAAGAtgagctttttttttctcattcagACATGTAAGCTATGTTTCTCCATATTTCTTATGCAAATTGTTATGATGCAGAGCGGCCTTGGCCACAGGTGAAGAATAAAATTGTTAAGGAATACCCATCTGTGCAGATGACATCATGGATGGTAAGGGCATTCTTCATCTGACTGATTGATGATGTTATTTTTCTGAGTAAGCTTATAAATTGACAAAAACTTGTGCAGTTTTGGCCCGTAGTGGGTTGGATAAATCACCGATATTTGCCACTGCAGTTTCGCGTTATATTCCATAGCCTTGTTGCATTTTGCTGGTATCATTATAATCATACTAAAATTTTATCACATCGATTTTGCATATACTTGTTTCTGCACATGGTTTTttgtaatggtttttttttaatgcaggGGGCTGTTTCTAAACCTCCGAGCAAGGAGTATGACTTTGATTAAGCAATAGGGAGTCTGTCATCAACCTTttgtggaaaaaatattttcaagtcACCTGATGCTACCAGATCTTCTTGTTTGCCCtgtattatatacatatatcattgAAGTGCTCCAACTTTGTTAACTTCATTTTAAGTACAATTGTATAACTGCCTCTTGTTCTTAAGAAGTTATGTATGATCATCAAGTTcctttgtaatttttattggaTCCTCAAACTGGATCATAAAGCTATTCTCCTAATATATCCATGATATGGTCATGAAGGTTTTACTACTAGCATGTGATCAATATTTTATCACTAATTTTTGCCATTCCTGATCTTTTCACTCAAGTTAAGTTTGTTCCTCCTTATCTTTTCACTCAAGTTTAGTTTGTTCTCCTGCAGGTTAAGGTTGCTATTAATTCCAACTATAGGTATTAATGATGCATTTGCAAACCTTCCTACATCTCAAGGCTTTGATGACAAGTTACATTATGATGCATGTTTATTTACTTCCATTTGTTATCAAGTCAACCCTTCTAGTTCTTGGTATAaggttttgatatttaaatttccCGTCTTATTTTCTATTGATTATTGCTGCTGTGTCCCATTCCATAGAATGAACACCTGCAACAACTAGAATCAATAATTTAGAATTTTGCTAATCATACATGTAACAGATGAAAATTATAGTAATCTTTCTCAGATTATTCTGTACAGCCGCACTGAAATAGAAGATTCAACTTATGGAGGAGAGTCCATGGTCATCTCACCTGCCTAATTACTTCTTAAGTTTGGTGAGTATCATACATCACTCATACAGTGCTAGTTATGCTTATTCAATATGTACAAAAATGCTATATTCCATTCCTTATTCTAGAAGTTTCACATGTGAAGAATGGGAAGCACACCTCACCATTTCAGCTCCTTGAAAgtctattttatcatttttctggctctgttttttatataatctaGATCCATGGACCATGGACCATATAATATACTGTTAATTGACCAGCCAGCTCATTGGcccatataatatatatacttgaatCCAAAGTcactatattttgaatttcatgCCTTCCTTGCACATGCTTGCttacttttttaatatatgttttggATTTCCCATGGTTCTATTGCTTGTGCCTCACGTGGCctgtagtttttattttatgctGCACATTATACATGATGCTATTTTGACAGAACTTGATATATAGGTGAATAGAAAATTATGAAACAGCAAAGAATTCTCTAGATTAATTAATCATGATGAGCAAGATGACTTGATAGGTGAATATAAAAGATTATCAATCCCCATAATAGCACATGCTGATGCTACGTTGTTCAggcttattattataattttctaatgtTTAATTGATGAGATTACTTTTTTCTGATATCTATGTCTACATCTgttctttttatatttgagtttgtatgtttcataattcttttgtttctttcataAAATACTTTGTGTTTGCTTTAACTAAATAATCACTTATTTCAGATGTCCTTTTATAATTAATGACTTGCAATCTATGCAGTTAATTATCAACAAAAGCAGCTCTCCAACTCTATATATATTGCATGATTAGCAGAAATGAATGTAAATTTGCTTGTGAATCTATTTTTAAGAATGATTGAttccaaaattatattttctcgGACAAAATCACCAAACTCATTTGGTCTTAAATGTTTCAATAGCATGTCTGTTGTTCTCTTATCCTGTGAATgtatgtttataaaatattgatGTGGTCCAACATGATGATCTTTTTCTCtgaagagaataaaataaattatgcaCAACAACCATCTCACACCTATTTAGATACATGAACTCTTAAACTGTACATCAAAGCatgctattttttattagtatttctgTTGTAATTATTTCAAGgacaaaacataaacaaaagatGTTGTTTGCCTTTCATTGGTTAATTGTTTTGTATCAGGCAGTGAATatattgatgaaattttttctgAATCAAAGAATATATGTTCTGATAAAAATTTGTGTTACTATTACTAAAAATTTACTGCATATCTTATctgtgttggaaatatagtaccacatcggttgtgtgatagaagtgtaatgggtttatatataggtataggggttgagtcACTAAGCCTTGAGACTTTTTGATGTAAGACCcttaagcccatatagagctcATATAGAGCCCACTAATAccaataatataaaatctaacagaATTTCTGATTGTATCCGGTAGAATTCAAGAAATCAACTCTAtacctctttttatttttgtgatttccTGTTGGAACTGTTCTAGCTTTCTGCTTTCTCAGGAGAAGATGAGAAACTTGTGATCAATAATTgtttgaagattgattgaaacCAAGGATTGTCAGTTTTCTCAGGATTCACAAGAGATTGTGTTTGTGGAATCTAATTCACATAGGTACAAGGTACATCTATTGTATAATATACCTctcaatttatgttttctttactcaTGTCCATGATTAttgtcctctttttttttttctattttcttttttccttttctggGTACACTTGACATTCCATTAGTTTCAATGTTTCACATAAACTACTAGTGAAATATTTAGGATTTCTTTTGATAGATATACCTTCAAAAGTGAGTACttttcttttgcacatgtaccCCTGTAAAATTTTAATCACTTGAAAACACCTACTTTTGAGTTTTGCATGCTTTGTCATGATgaataatttacaaaataaaggTCAAATCATGACAAGTTTTCAGATAATATTAATCAATGTTCTAATCTTGATTAATCTTAACAAAAACtccacaaatatttatttattttctattcatGCAAGCACCTGAAACCTATTCCGCATGCACATAAAACACTGTaataattaagaataaaaaaagaaaactcatCCTCTTGTCTCACTAAAGCACTGATACAACCATCATCCTTCTTCTCTTCAACTCAGAAACttcaaaactattttttaaacaaaaaaggaaGATCATATCCTaataacaaatcaaaacaacTTCCCTGCAAACACTTCAAtcttttcatcatcttcacaagaagaagaagcatagCTTGCAAAGTCTTTGAACTCTGAAACACTCCTTCCAAGACACAAAGCTATCTTCAACTTAAACatctcctcatcatcctccctcttcttctcctccaaacTAAACTCAATCTCTTCTACTAACCTTCTATAATAACCAGCACAATTCCTCATTAACTCAAACAACATCCCAACTTGCCAACCATGCTGCATGCTATTCACCACCACACCTATCACACCTCCAACCATTGCCATGAACTCCGGCACTCCCCGGAGCTCCGgccatccaataaaaacagcCCCAACCGCCCCCATCCCTGCGATAATCGGTCCCAACACCGACAAAACCTTATTAATCCTTAAAAACAACTCACCACAATCTAAATACTGCTTCTCATCCTTCATTTTTAATACCTTCAGTACTCCCTTCATCTCTTCATCAACTTCTTTTCTCACTTGAACTTcttccttcctcttcttcatctccgGCCACCATATCGTAGGCTTCACCATCTTCGGGAACTTCTCGAGCATCCCAGGAAGCAAAGGAAGAGGATAAGCTTTGTCAAGAGCCAGAACTCTCTCCATTGCCATCTCTACGTCCATAATACTAGGAGTTTCAAGCTCTAGAGTACTATATATAGACTTCTCTAACTGCTTAAACAGTCTAGTGGCATTCCTTTGCTCTTCTGCAAGTTGTGAAGGTTGTATCTTATTAACAAGAATTATGAATGCAGTGACTGTTGCATAGAGGAAAACAGACGAGAACTTGAAAGCTAAAAAGGTGAGGAAGGCCGGATGATGAGGAGCAGTGGAGTTTGCCATGCAAGCCATGAAGGAAGCTGAGAAGTTAATGGAGTTGATGGAGTGGAAGAGGAGGTGGTGCCAGTTGTTGCGTTGAGCTCCAATGATGCTGTGCATTTCTGCTCTATCTGATGCAGCCTCTGCAATGGTGTGTAGTTGCTTCATGATGGAGTGGGAAGTGGTTGTACTTGTAGGGTTTTGGTTGGTCTTTTAGGGTTAGGGTCTTGAAAGGTGGTGAGGGATATGGATGATGGTGGTTTAAGGTTTTTAGAGGTTtccggtggtggtggtggtggtggtggtggtggtggtggccggaagaagaaggtggtgatgaaTGTAGAAGGCTGTGGACTTGCATTAtactgttgttgtttttttgatgGAGATATGAAGTAGTTGTTGTATAGATTGAGGTTGTAAAGGTGGTAAAGGTGGTGGTTTTGGTCTGTGTATTTATGGAGATGATTTTGGAGGTTGGTTGACCGTTTACTTGGACTTTGACTTGATTGGTGTGGGGGTAACCCGGattgaattaattattaaaaggaAAACCACGGCATAGAATAAGATTATAaatggtttggtttggttttggttttttgttaatatgagatgatgttttgttatgtttgtaaatgaaattatatttttattttaaatggtttGGTGTGgtttggttttattattattattattattattattattttttataatgggcatgtcatttttatgaatataaacgaCGATGAGAATAGATAAaaaatcccggatgagcgaTTATGACAGCTGGGGGAGATTTGATCATCCCTCACTTCGCTGATACATCGATTTAAATTATcccaatggttttttttattattattattattattattattattattattattattattattattattattattattattattattatggcaCATAAAATCACACTGAATATCAATAAAgggcatatttttaaaaaccaaattatgaaaatttcttaTTTGATTCGGTTCGtggattttataaat is a window of Dioscorea cayenensis subsp. rotundata cultivar TDr96_F1 chromosome 5, TDr96_F1_v2_PseudoChromosome.rev07_lg8_w22 25.fasta, whole genome shotgun sequence DNA encoding:
- the LOC120260081 gene encoding probable F-box protein At4g22030; amino-acid sequence: MKQLHTIAEAASDRAEMHSIIGAQRNNWHHLLFHSINSINFSASFMACMANSTAPHHPAFLTFLAFKFSSVFLYATVTAFIILVNKIQPSQLAEEQRNATRLFKQLEKSIYSTLELETPSIMDVEMAMERVLALDKAYPLPLLPGMLEKFPKMVKPTIWWPEMKKRKEEVQVRKEVDEEMKGVLKVLKMKDEKQYLDCGELFLRINKVLSVLGPIIAGMGAVGAVFIGWPELRGVPEFMAMVGGVIGVVVNSMQHGWQVGMLFELMRNCAGYYRRLVEEIEFSLEEKKREDDEEMFKLKIALCLGRSVSEFKDFASYASSSCEDDEKIEVFAGKLF